The following proteins are encoded in a genomic region of Candidatus Moraniibacteriota bacterium:
- a CDS encoding AAA family ATPase translates to MDFIGNRKSFSILQKSLRSNSLSHAYIFSGPQRVGKFTLAKLFALHAISGTEMNSDINDFSKDALLDLIIVFPEILEKKGISKQREISIESIREAKKALSLFPYHGKYKVMIIDDSHKLNISAQNALLKILEEPNPTTIIILVTHEIDRILPTIQSRLQIIKFSLINDEEMKINFPKDIVYLSAGRPGLAKIINENEEEKSFRSEAINGFNKIIKGSINDKLMLAEELSKDITKTIEKLDIWLWEMRKKAMLSNEAECKKIYTDMEKIRKNEEILKNTNANPRLVLETLFMDI, encoded by the coding sequence ATGGATTTTATTGGAAATCGGAAATCATTTTCAATTCTTCAAAAATCGCTAAGAAGCAATTCATTGAGTCATGCTTATATTTTTTCCGGCCCGCAGCGGGTAGGAAAATTCACTCTAGCTAAATTATTCGCACTGCATGCGATTTCGGGAACAGAAATGAATTCAGACATAAATGATTTTAGTAAAGATGCTCTGCTCGATTTGATCATAGTTTTTCCTGAAATTTTAGAAAAAAAAGGTATCTCTAAACAGCGAGAAATATCCATTGAATCTATAAGAGAGGCTAAAAAAGCGCTAAGTCTATTCCCTTACCATGGAAAATATAAGGTTATGATCATTGATGATTCTCATAAACTCAATATCTCGGCTCAAAATGCATTACTTAAAATTCTTGAAGAGCCAAATCCGACTACTATAATAATTTTAGTTACACATGAAATAGACAGAATTCTGCCTACAATCCAATCACGTTTGCAGATAATAAAATTTTCTTTAATTAATGATGAAGAAATGAAAATTAATTTTCCGAAAGATATTGTTTATCTTTCAGCCGGAAGGCCGGGATTGGCAAAAATCATAAATGAAAATGAAGAAGAAAAATCTTTCCGTTCAGAAGCTATTAATGGGTTTAATAAAATTATTAAGGGCTCGATTAATGATAAACTTATGCTAGCTGAAGAACTTTCTAAAGATATAACAAAAACCATAGAAAAATTGGATATTTGGCTATGGGAAATGAGAAAAAAGGCTATGTTATCAAATGAAGCTGAATGTAAAAAAATCTATACTGATATGGAAAAAATTCGAAAAAATGAAGAAATATTGAAAAACACAAATGCAAATCCTAGGCTTGTTTTAGAAACATTGTTTATGGATATATAA
- a CDS encoding FtsQ-type POTRA domain-containing protein: protein MSNIKITGNNEINSFDIQNSLSGYLQVNFLKIIPKDNFLFISEKKVSELLKNNFKKIRAVTVSKEFPDSISINIDERKAVLVWCSGEKCFLIDENGTAYSVADFNSSEISQNHLIRINDMSERDIAIGQKITDYDFEQYVIGIKNALKGIDLKINSGDDAYSTPSNVANEIDVKVESDVKIYFSTQFSLMSAIDSLDIIFKKEITRDKLESIEYIDLRSEGKVFYKFKENNTENNKEQSQ, encoded by the coding sequence ATGAGTAATATAAAAATAACTGGTAATAATGAGATTAACAGTTTCGATATTCAGAATTCTTTGAGTGGATATTTGCAGGTAAATTTTTTGAAAATTATTCCAAAAGATAATTTTCTTTTTATTTCAGAGAAAAAAGTTTCCGAATTGCTTAAAAATAATTTTAAAAAAATACGTGCCGTAACTGTTTCTAAAGAATTTCCTGATTCTATTTCAATAAATATTGACGAAAGAAAGGCAGTATTAGTTTGGTGTTCCGGAGAAAAATGTTTTTTGATTGATGAAAATGGCACTGCATATAGCGTTGCTGATTTTAATTCTTCGGAAATATCCCAAAATCACCTGATTAGAATAAATGATATGAGTGAAAGGGACATTGCGATAGGCCAAAAGATTACAGATTATGATTTTGAACAGTATGTTATCGGAATAAAAAACGCTTTAAAAGGAATAGATTTAAAGATTAATAGTGGTGATGACGCATATTCAACGCCTTCAAACGTAGCCAATGAAATAGATGTGAAAGTTGAAAGTGATGTGAAGATCTACTTTTCTACCCAATTTTCCCTAATGAGCGCTATCGATTCTCTTGATATAATTTTTAAAAAAGAAATTACTAGGGATAAATTAGAAAGCATAGAATATATTGATCTCCGCAGTGAGGGTAAAGTTTTCTATAAATTTA